The Erinaceus europaeus chromosome 11, mEriEur2.1, whole genome shotgun sequence DNA window ACTACTGAACTAGTCataattttactctttttttttttcccctccagggttattgctgggctcggtgcctgcaccatgaatccaccgctcctggaggccattttgcccccttttttttgttgccctagttgttgcagcctcgttgcggttattattgccactgttgacgttgctttgttgttggataggacagagagaaatggagagaggaggggaagacagagagagagggggagagaaagatagacacctgcagacctgcttcaccgcccatgaagcgactcccctgcaggtggggaggcgggggctcgagccggggggctcgaaccgggatccttatgccggtccctgcgcttagcgccacgtgcgcttaacccactgtgccaccgcccgacccccaattttacttttaaatatggGCTCACATCCCAGTCATATAACCTTAGGCATCTTGTTTAAACATTTATCTTAGACTACTGCAGAACCAAACTATTATCAGCCACCCAAACTTAACAgtctattatatttttaataaataatacaaatataaaatcTGAAAAGTTGCCATGCCTATCCTTCTCAAACTTGTTTTAAAAATCTAGGGAATGGTGAGATTGTGCAGGGAtggaagccccagcaaaaaacacgggtggaaaaaaaatgagaacaccATGAAGAGTCCTAGCAAAAGCCAGGAACtactacttcttctagcgtttgccaaggaACTACTGATAGATACGAAGGCATCTATTCTCTcttattcatacacacacacacacacacacacacacacacacacacacacacacacttgaaaatCCTAACCAATTTTAACCATTCTATTTTACTGAAATCCTAGACATTCCCAAATCTACAGATTTTAATTGGGAAGGGCACAACTATGTAACATGGTATTTTAGGAAGCCATTTCCTGGCCTCAGAGAAGTTAGAATGTTTGTAAAGGGTGTGTACCATACAAAgtcattctctctttcctaaagCATTACTAATTTAGGATTGCTTCTCAGGCCAATACTTTCCACTAGCCCTGACAAAAGTGCTACACATTTATTATTAGCAaaacaatagggagtcaggcagtagtgcagctggttaagtgcacgtggcccaaagcacaaggactggcttaaagatcccagttcgagcccatcttccccacctgcaggggagttgcttcataggcggtgaagcaggtctgcaggtatctttctctccccctctgtcttcccctcctctctccatttctctgtcttatccaacaatgacaacttcaacaataataataactacaacaataaaacaagggcaacaaaaaggaatatatattaaaaaaaaagggggggtagaaagcataatggttatgcagactttcctacctgaggctccaaagtcccaggttcaatccccctgcaccatcataatccagaactgagcagtactctggttaaaaatagtcaggtggtagcgcagcgggttaagtgcacgtggtgcaaagcacagggaccggtctaaggctcctggttcgagcccccggctccccacctgtaggggagttgctgcacaagcagtgaagcaggtctgcaggtgtctatctttctctccctctctctgtcttcccctcttctctccatttctctgtcctatctaacaacgacatcaataacaataataactataacaacaatgaaaagggcaacaaaagggaaaataagtaaaattaaaaactaaaaatgaataaaaacaataagaaataaatataaataaattgcaTTTTAAGTCATCTACAGAATACTTTTGGCCACACATCTTTTCGTTTTTGCACACATTAACATTTGTTGTGGAAGGTTCAGACTGGCAAAAAAAGCACACTTTAACCCAGCCAGTCACTTTAGTTTCTTAATGCTCAGAAGTTCATTTTGCCTTTATGAactcttgtttttctttgtagCTAACAAGAACAAAAGTAAAAGCTGTTATTTTTCACTCCCAATGCTCAACCATGCCAGATATTCAACTGCCTTCTGATTCCGACATTGGCAACTCCCAATTCTTCATAGGCTTTCCTACTCTGGGTTCCACTAGGTCGGTACTTAATCCAAACAAGTGGTAGTACTTTAAGCCCACTCCCATAAACTCCACAGACTTCACTGTCCAATTATTTGCTGGGTGCCCCAAAATACACCCTTAGACACTATTACAAAATGTAGCATGGCTTGTAACAGCAGTggagttttttttaataactcaCCCTCTATTAAATCATCTACTTAACCCTCTTCATGGTAAAATGGAAACAATTAGTCTTCCTGACATCAAAACTGTCAATCTAAGTTGAAAAAGACAGTGATTGCCAAATACGAAAGTGTTTGAGATGGTCCACTTGTGAAAGCTGCTAAGAAATTTGACGAGTTATTCCTATTATGTGGAATTTGGTTGTCTTAATTTAAGAAGACTTACCTTCCAAAGATGTGTTTTACTACAAAAAGGAACAGACTTTCTGAGGTCTGAAGGGATTCGTACTTGAAGACACTCCAGTCAGCAAGGGGTCATGCTGAGCATTCTGCAGACAGAACTGTTTTAAGTCTGCAGCTGCTTGGGAAACCTATTCATAACAAGAAAagaagggtggggagagaatGTTTTAATGATTTCTCAAAACTCTGAAAATACCTGTAACAGACACTGCTCTTAACTACAAGAACATATTACATACTAACTGAAGGTGAAGGGTCATAAGTGtgttatgtgtatgtatatatgtaacctCTAGTACTTAACACTTTGTAAATAAGACTACAGACAGTCCCCAAAcacagtagactttttttttttttaaccagagcactactcagctctggcttaatggtcGTACGGGGCACTGAacctttgaacctgggaccttggagcctcaggcataagagtctctgcatatGCTATCAAacctcccaacccccttttttAACCCTACTGTGCCACAAATGTTCATGCACATTTAAAGGTGGGCTAGGTTAAGATCTATTTGGCAGATTCACTATATTAACAGctctaatttaaaatatttacattggATTTACCCAGATAACATCCCTATTATAAACTGAGGAAGATCTTGTGGATCACTTGCTGACTGAATCAGTACAAACAAGGCATCATCAGCAAAAGCACATGCAGCTGGCTTAAAAATAGTTGTACCTTTCAGAATGTTGGCAAATCTAATGAGAGTCAACAGACTTTGCAGGATAAATCTTGAGTAAAGCAACAGACATAACCTACAGCCTGTAGAGTGCTGTGAAGGGTtactggttcttgtgttttgcaaaATAAAGACTACATACATTTACTTGAGAGTATCATGTAATCtcctttagatttaaaaaaaaaaatgaaggaacccccccccctttattttgtaTCAGTATAGCGTCTGTTATTATAAGGTACCAAAAATTCAATTCATTCATTCCATAAAGGTGGTATAATGATTGTAAAATCCTGAGGGTATGTTCTTTCTCATTTGTAATTCCATTAGTGTAATTATCTGTACTTGGTTAATAAATGCATGttatattgaaaaaagaaaaaagtcgtTCAAGCGCAACCTTGagggtaaacatttttttttaaatcagagcagcACATCAGCACATTGAAAGTTTCCTTTTCACCTAGCAATGGCAGCAACTGTCAGCTCCGGAGAGTCCTGAAGGACCCAGCATACAGCTGAAGACAGCCAGACAGACAAACAGCCCAAGCAAGGCCTGCTGGCCTACTCTTAGGATAGAATCGAGGAAACTCCAGaggctggctgggtgggtgggtttCAGGGTTCTGGACCATACTGAGCAGTAAAACAAATTTCACTTTGCAGTCAGATTTTTGgatggaaaaaaatgggaaactgAATTCTCTAAGAACCTTTTTGGCCTGTGAGGTAGTTTAGTTGTGTTTCTTGCTTTTATTCCAGTCAGACAAGTCTGCTTTTACTTAAGGGTAAATGATATGTGCACATACATAATACATGCtcttctttttaaagtaaatgttTCAAAGTTGGCAAGTTCTATGTTTCCATAGCGCATTCAGCAGGTCTTACTTATTCTCTCCTCCCACTTACTAGTATTAATAAGTGGTTGCTTTTAAGATATTAAACAGAAGTAGTAAAATTCTAGCAAGCTGTTCACTGGTCTTAAAAGCAGCATCACCAGAAAAATAGTATAAATGAGCATTAACAATCCACATTTTGAAGAGAATACACTGTATATATAGCTCCACAAATCTCCGCAATCTTAGTGTCCCTTTCACAGAAACTACATGTGATTAAAAGCATCATGACTTCATTCACTTAGATatctattatttgtatatattctaGTGAGGTGATACAGAATCTAAGAAAAATGACTAGAAAACTGAAAAGTTCTTTAAGTTGTTTTTGGTTGGCATTACTTTACATTCAATCACACGACACTCAGAAATCCTCTGTCCAATTTTAAAGATTAAACAGCTGCTGGCACATTAATACCAAAATAACTTAATGGTTCAGATGTTGAACATGAATGACTAAAAGATGTCTCAAGTGACAAGTCATGAGCTTAAGTACAGGAATATGGGACAAATAATCATTTATCTTCTTTTCAGTTTTAATAATCTCCAAGGAGGTATCCAGGCCAGCTGGGTATTTCATTTGAAAGGAAGTTAAAAGCCACTTAAATGTTCTTATAGCAAAACCTTTACAAGATTACAGCAACTATACTCCAGACTTAATAATAAACCTAACTGTGTGTTGGTTTACACAACAATTCAGGTTTGTGAATTCCAACAGTTTCTTGAGTTCCTACGTAAAGTACTTTGAAAACCTTAGTGCCAGGCACTGTATCAGATGCCCTGCTCTCCACCAGAGGAAGGTGGAGATGTGGATGGCATCATTTTCCACTAATATTAGACTTGGTTTTAGTGACACTAGTTGGCAGGAAAGTATCGGTTAATTTTCTGTACAAGTATAGGTCCCAACTAACTCCGCTTTACGGTGTCTCCAGCATTACTACATGccaaagacactttttaaaacatatttattcccttttgttgcccttattattttattgtagtaattattattgttgttggataggacagagagaaagggaggagacagagaggaggagagaaagacacctgcagacctgcttcactgcctgtgaagcaactcccctgcaggtggggggccaggggctcaaacccggatccctatgcccatccttgtgctttgcccaacctgcacttaacccactgcactcccacCAAAGACACTTTTAGGCACTGTGAATACTGAACAGCCAGGTAAGAAGCTTAACAGTTCAGAGGAGAGACAATATGCTTTGCAGTGTGTCTGAGATGACATTTAAGCCTGGGATCTCAATGACTAAAGAGGCAGAGCCAAACAAACATCAGTAAGAAACTGGTCTGAGAATTCCCAGCAAAGTTTAGACAAAGGCTCTGAAACTGGGACAAGCTGTCTGCTTCCTAGGCACTGTATAATTGCCACCCAGGAGGTTGAAATCCTATCATCTGGGCATAATGAGTGCCCTCTTTCATTAGGTGTCCCGATTGACAATGAAGTGTGTGATCTTCCTACACGTGGGAGTTGTCAAATActcaaaaataaatctttaaagagtaAACCTGTGCTGGTGTATAGAAAAATGCCACACACACAGCATTTAGCACAAGTCAATAAAGCAGGTGCACAAAACAAAATCCAACTTAGAATAATTTGTTATCATGTCAGTGAAAAGTTCACTTAATGCTGTAAAGTAGGTAGCCTTCCGAATCCCCTTACTACAGTCCTAAGCTAATAACTTTATAAAACCAAATCGCCTGAGACTGTAATGATCCTgaccagaaatcttttttttttttttaaactttggtgcaatacaccaacaccagttcaagttctgctttgtttttcaccttctgtctATGAGAGATCATCcgatagtcatccttctgtttctggctgatcTGACTTAACacagttccttcaagctccatccaagatgaggtgtaaaagatgaagtcatctttttttttaacttttaaaaaatattttatttttaatgagagagactgagacaagagcactgctaaattctggcttatagtggggctggggtttgaacttggggccttggagcctcaggtatgaaaatattttatgaaaccattatgttgtttccacAGCCCAAGGATTAAACTTTTATAAATGACTCATGGATCAGAGTTTTAAAATTACATGGAAATATCTTCTAAATTAGGTCTACAACTCAGGCTTGATATCATGCTGGGGAGTTACTGGCGTGTAATGCCTATGGTCCCCATGGTGATAAACCTTCATTCTGTCTGAGGCCTTCAGctcatttttttcctgaaaaaaatagttttttgtttttttcctcattcCATTCTTCCTTTATGGAGTCACTCTAATCTATAATAAGGGCACATCTGAGAGTTGTAAAAGGTTGACttaaaacaaaaaagtgtgtgtgtgtgtgtgtatataacgcATATCATATATATGTGATTTAAAATTTCAGAGttaagtggtccgggaagtggctcagtggataaggccttggactctcaagcataaggtcccaggttctatcctgggcagcacatgtaccagagtgatacctggttctttctttctctcccctatctttctcattaataagtaatagtctttttaaaagaaagaaaaagagagagaaagaagtaaagaaacaaagagagaaaaattcaGAGTTAAATTAAGCCAACAGTGGCCAAAAATCATTTGgatgaggtttaaaaaaaaaaaaaagtctggagatgAGAGATTTCTAAATACAATGGAGTCTAAAACACCTCAAGGACAGCAAGGGAGGGGGAATCCCACACAGACAGATAaaaatgtcccttcctttttgAGGTGAGGACCTTTCTACTTAAGGAAGTCCGAGACCGGCGAACTCCACAAAACACTGCAGGGAGAAGACTGGCCTGGTGAGCTCAGAATCAAATCATCTTGGAGCGAgcgagatggagggagggagggagactgagACTGTGTATTAAACACAGTGCATGATTTCAACTCTCTGTACTCTAGTCACAGAAAGTGTTGCCCCTTGTAAATCGAGGTCCGGTATCAAAATGAAAACAATCCACTTgctttttacttgtttgtttcttGTTTGGTCTTCCCTctttgggatttttaaaaatcacaagaaACCTGCCACCGCACTAGAAATGTCCGGGTTGTCCTGGGACGTGCACAAaagcctctccccccctcctctcccaaataAACAGCCCGAGACAAGGTCAATGCAAGTAGCCCGACGCCAAAACAAACTGGCGGACTTTCTCGGGAGGACTTTCTCCAGCCCGAGAACTCCAAGCAAACATCATCCCCCAAGCTTACAGCCCAACAAGGGGCCGAGAAATGGACGCTGAGCACAAGGGTGCCAACGGGACACCcagaatgcttaaaaaaaaaaaaaaaaaaaacttttccaacCCACAGTTTAAATTTCTGCAACAAACGTGTCTTCAAACCTatgttggggtggggagaagttacgagggaaagggagaggggtgtTGATCGCCCCCTAAAGGGAGTGAGTCTGGGACGCGAAAACTCAAAAAATAGGTTCCGAATGCAAAAGCAGGGATTGgaaagagacgggggggggggttgtaagatattgatattaataataataataaatccagtCTGTGCGGACGCGAGACAAGCGAGGGTGGCACAAGAGGCCAGGAAGGGTGCGGGCCgcgcggaggaggaggagggcgtcTCGGCCCCGCGGGGAGGGAGGCAGGCGGCCCGGAATGCGGAAAGCGCCGGCGCTCGGCCCGGGAAGCGGCCCGCCGCGGGGAGTCCAGGGGCGGAAGGGAGCACAGCTGACCCCTGACCCCCGACCCGCCGCGCGCCCACCCGCCCGCGAGGCCAGCGCGAGTCCCTCGGGCCCCACGGCCCGGCCGccgccctcccttcctccctcttccgccatcctcccccctccaccagcaccaccacccgggCCGCCCCCGCTCACCTTCACGCGGTTCAGCCCGGCTTCCAGCCGGAGCTGCTGAACCACCTTCCTCATAGCCGCGACACTGGAGGAGCCAGACATGGCGCAGGCGAGAACCGAACCGGTTCGTCGGTCCGCGGGTCGCTAGGTCGCGCGCGGGTCGGCGGGACTAGACGGCGGGACGGGGTGATGTTGcggggagggtgggggtgagtgAGGGGGGCGGGGCTCGGAACTTTGTCTCCAAGTTTCCGGTTCTTTCTCTAGCAAGGGGCCCTCAGTGCGCATGCGCGCCTCCCTCCACGCCCTCCGCTTCAGCAGCCCGCCCCTCCCGAGCGCGCGCGggccgggtgggggtggggcttagGGGGTGTTGGTTGGAGTGGGCGGGGCTTAGGCCGAAAAGGAGCCGAGCGGGCGGCGGGCGCGGCGGCTGCGGGACGAGCGCGCCACCAGTAGAGGCCGCCATTTGGGAGAGGCCAGGTCAGAGTCCTGGGTCAGTCACTAGCCAGGGCAGGAGCGAGAGAAGCTCTAAGGGGACCGGTGAGTCGAGTGGGATGCTCGAGGGAGTTTATAAAAGGCCGGGTGACAAGGACGTTTTGGTTTGGTGGAGTGGACTTGGGGGAGCCCTGGCGCCACTCACCGGGCCACTTGGACACTAGTGTTTGGCAGcctgtccccccacccaccaccaacaccaccatcaccaccaccactatcaccacccaccaccaccatcaccacccaccaccatcaccacccaccactatcaccacccaccaccatcaccacccaccaccactgtcaccacccaccaccatcaccacccaccaccatcaccacccaccaccactatcaccacccaccactatcaccacccaccaccaccatcaccaccaccactatcaccacccaccaccactatcaccaccaccaccatcaccatcaccacccaccacccaccaccaccatcaccacccaccaccatcaccacccaccactatcaccacccaccaccatcaccacccaccaccatcaccacccaccaccactatcaccacccaccactatcaccacccaccaccaccatcaccaccaccactatcaccacccaccaccatcaccacccaccaccactatcac harbors:
- the GNG5 gene encoding guanine nucleotide-binding protein G(I)/G(S)/G(O) subunit gamma-5, whose translation is MSGSSSVAAMRKVVQQLRLEAGLNRVKVSQAAADLKQFCLQNAQHDPLLTGVSSSTNPFRPQKVCSFL